CGCAGTACGCCCATGCGATCGTGATGGGCGTCAACAAGGCTCGCGTTCCCGGCAACGGCGGCGCATTCTTCGTCCACACCACCGACGGCGGCCCCACCGCCGGATGCGTCTCCCTCGACGACGACACGCTCGTCAAGATCATGCGCTGGCTTCAGCCCGGCGCGCTGATCGCCGTCGCCAAATAGCGCTGATCGAGCGTGCGGGTTGTCGGTGACATCGGCGACGATCGTCACCGACAACCCCCACGCTCGACGCAACTAGGGGTTCGGGTTGATCGCGGCGCCCGGCGTCGCTTTGAAGTTCAGCGCTTCGGTCGACATCGTGAACTCGTAGGTCCGGTCGTATCCGGTCTTGCTGATCTTCCAGCCATCGGGCGTCTTGCGGTAGCGGTCGCGGTAGAACGCCGCTCCCTCCAGCACGAAATTGAACTCCGGCACGATCACCCGGTCCTGCAGGTACCAGATGGCCTCGGCTTCGTCGCCGTCCACGCTGATTTCCGGATGGGTGACGCGGTGCTCGGTCAGCACACCGGCCGGCA
This is a stretch of genomic DNA from Mycobacterium sp. ELW1. It encodes these proteins:
- a CDS encoding nuclear transport factor 2 family protein; its protein translation is MTGMADAEAIEAIKQVKYRYLRALDTKHWDDFADTLTEDIVGDYGSSLGEEHSFTNRKDLVEFMRKSMPAGVLTEHRVTHPEISVDGDEAEAIWYLQDRVIVPEFNFVLEGAAFYRDRYRKTPDGWKISKTGYDRTYEFTMSTEALNFKATPGAAINPNP